The following DNA comes from Enterocloster bolteae.
GCTACACAGTTTTCTGAAAAACATGGTTTTCGTATGAATAAAGCATTATTAAAAGACAACTCGGAATATGTGAGAGATGCACTAGTTAAAGCATCTGATGGAATGTATTCCGAATATGAGTATCTCATTCGAATTATTCAAGATGCAATATTAAAAGGTTAATATCTATACATAGTGAAAAGAACAAAATCTGGAATGGCAAGAGTAAACACCCTATTCCAGATTTTTTTGTTTCCACTATCCAGAGAAACAAGAAGCAACACTTTTTTGAAAAATACCTCTACGCCAAGGCACAACCAGCTTCTTTGGGCATACTTTTTGTACAGTCATCATGGGATGAATAAACAAGGGCATTGCCCAAATGGAGCACGGCTGGGTTAGAGGGTTGTGCTGTATTGGGGCCATGGAATGGGAAGTCCCCTGCGGCAGATTTACCACAATCTGCAGCAGGGGATTTTTTGTCATAGAAAAGCGGACATGAGTTTTTTACGGTACTATTAAGCTGAGCAGGATTACCAGAACCAGGGAACAGAGAGAGAGGAATGCGGTGATGAACGTCCATGTTTTCAGCGTTTGGCCTTCCGTCATGTTCAGATATTTGCAGACCAGCCAGAAGCCGCTGTCGTTTACATGGGAAGCAGCCACTGAACCAGCGGCAATCGCCAATACAACCAGGGCTCTCTGCATTTCCGATACAGGGGAAATAGCGAGCAAAGGGCTGACAATACCGGCGGCTGTTATCATGGCTACCATGCCGCTGCCCTGGCTGACTCTTATAAATACAGCAACCAGATACCCCAAAATAATAGGTGGAAGGCCGATGGTCTCCACGGATTGTGCTATAACATCTCCTACGCCGCTGTCCAAAAGTATCTGCTTAAACACACCTCCGGCTCCGGTTACCAGAATGATCAAACCCACGGGCAGGAATGCTTTAGAGGATATTTCGTACAGATCTTCTTTGTGAAAGCCTCTGCGCTTGCCGAGAATGTAAAATGAAAGCAATACAGCTATCAGCAAAGCAATGTAGGATGTACCTAAGAATTTTGCGGCCTGTGTAAAGAAACTGTCTGCCAGGATTCCCTCATTGACCAGGGCATCCACGCCTGTATTGACCAGGATTAGGAGGATGGGAACTGCAATGATAAGGATTACACTGGAAAAAGAAGGCAGGTTTTCATCGTTTGACTCTTCGGGAATCATGTAATCCGGCACAGGGATAAAAAGGTGCTTATCAATGTATTTAATTGAATAAAGATAACCCACCAGTGTAAGGGGAATGGAAATAATGATTCCAAAAAAGATGACCCACCCTACATTTGCGTCTAATGCGCTGCATGTTGCTACCGGACCCGGTGTGGGAGGCACAAATGCATTGGTCAGACATAAAGAAATAATCAGGGGAAATGCAAATGTTGCGACGGAGCGTTTTGTTTTGTATGCCACTGCATAAATCAGAGGCAGCAGGATAATGAACCCAACATCGAAAAAAACAGGGATCGCAATAATGAATCCAGTGACAGCAAAAGCAAGCGGGGCATGCTTCTCACCGAAGAAACGGATCATGCTTTTAGCCAGGGCCTGAGCGCCGCCGGATGCCTCCAGCATCTGGCCGAACACGGCTCCCAGTCCCACTATGATGGCCACTGTGCC
Coding sequences within:
- a CDS encoding GntP family permease — translated: MVLIVVLGIAFLLLLVLKCKLHAFIALLIASIAVGVAAGMPLTDITASIQNGMGGTLGTVAIIVGLGAVFGQMLEASGGAQALAKSMIRFFGEKHAPLAFAVTGFIIAIPVFFDVGFIILLPLIYAVAYKTKRSVATFAFPLIISLCLTNAFVPPTPGPVATCSALDANVGWVIFFGIIISIPLTLVGYLYSIKYIDKHLFIPVPDYMIPEESNDENLPSFSSVILIIAVPILLILVNTGVDALVNEGILADSFFTQAAKFLGTSYIALLIAVLLSFYILGKRRGFHKEDLYEISSKAFLPVGLIILVTGAGGVFKQILLDSGVGDVIAQSVETIGLPPIILGYLVAVFIRVSQGSGMVAMITAAGIVSPLLAISPVSEMQRALVVLAIAAGSVAASHVNDSGFWLVCKYLNMTEGQTLKTWTFITAFLSLCSLVLVILLSLIVP